A genome region from Paludibacterium sp. B53371 includes the following:
- the pgi gene encoding glucose-6-phosphate isomerase, giving the protein MSALTQLPAWQALEQHFSLSRLNHMRDLFAADPDRAERFSLEVGDLFLDYSKNRITDETLQLLMDLARQAGLLQRIKSMFKGEKINSTENRSVLHVALRNRTNSPILVDGVDVMPQINNVLERMGRFCHAVRSGEWLGYTNQPITDIVNIGIGGSDLGSLMVCSALKPYGHPRMNMHFVSNVDGAQLKETLKKVHSETTLFIIESKTFTTQETLTNALTAREWFVARARDEAAVAKHFVAVSTNMKAVADFGIDPANMFEFWDWVGGRYSLWSAIGLPIMLYLGEENFSELLNGAHIMDQHFRNAPLEANMPVLLAMIGIWYINFYGGGSHVIAPYDQYLHRFPAFIQQLDMESNGKQVMLNGEAVDFETAPIIWGETGINGQHAFFQLLHQGTHISPIDLIASLERRSSLPGHHEILLANVFAQAEAFMRGKTSEEARAELVAQGLQGEALESLVPHKVFGGNRPTNTLLMSRLDPRNLGSLIAAYEHKIFVQGVIWNINSFDQWGVELGKQLAKTIHAELSGKKVKAEHDSSTTRLIERYRQYNQN; this is encoded by the coding sequence ATGAGCGCCCTCACCCAATTGCCTGCCTGGCAGGCACTGGAGCAACATTTTTCGTTGTCGCGCCTGAATCACATGCGCGACCTGTTTGCCGCCGACCCGGATCGGGCGGAGCGTTTCTCGCTCGAAGTCGGCGATCTGTTCCTCGATTATTCGAAAAACCGCATTACCGATGAAACCCTGCAGCTGCTGATGGATCTGGCGCGTCAGGCCGGCCTGCTGCAACGCATCAAGTCGATGTTCAAGGGTGAAAAGATCAACAGCACCGAGAACCGCTCGGTGCTGCACGTGGCGTTGCGCAACCGCACCAACTCGCCGATCCTGGTCGATGGGGTCGACGTGATGCCGCAGATCAACAATGTGCTCGAACGCATGGGGCGTTTCTGTCACGCCGTGCGCTCCGGCGAATGGCTCGGCTATACCAACCAGCCGATCACCGACATCGTCAATATCGGTATCGGCGGCTCGGACCTCGGTTCGCTGATGGTGTGCAGTGCGCTCAAGCCCTACGGCCATCCGCGCATGAACATGCATTTCGTCTCCAACGTTGACGGGGCGCAGCTGAAAGAGACCCTGAAGAAGGTCCACTCGGAGACCACGCTGTTCATCATCGAGTCCAAGACCTTCACCACCCAGGAAACCCTGACCAATGCGCTGACGGCACGCGAATGGTTTGTCGCGCGTGCCCGTGACGAGGCCGCGGTGGCCAAGCATTTTGTTGCCGTGTCGACCAATATGAAGGCGGTCGCCGATTTCGGTATTGATCCGGCGAACATGTTCGAGTTCTGGGACTGGGTGGGCGGCCGTTACAGCCTGTGGTCGGCGATTGGCCTGCCCATCATGTTGTATCTGGGCGAGGAGAACTTCTCCGAGCTGCTCAACGGCGCGCACATCATGGACCAGCACTTCCGCAATGCGCCGCTGGAAGCCAATATGCCGGTGCTGCTGGCCATGATCGGCATCTGGTACATCAATTTCTATGGTGGCGGCAGCCATGTGATCGCGCCGTATGACCAGTACCTGCATCGTTTTCCGGCTTTCATCCAGCAGCTGGACATGGAGTCGAACGGCAAGCAGGTGATGCTCAACGGCGAGGCGGTCGATTTCGAAACCGCACCGATCATCTGGGGGGAAACGGGGATCAATGGCCAGCATGCCTTCTTCCAGCTGCTGCACCAGGGCACCCACATCTCGCCGATCGACCTGATTGCTTCGCTGGAGCGCCGCTCTTCCCTGCCGGGCCACCATGAAATCCTGTTGGCCAATGTGTTCGCCCAGGCCGAGGCCTTCATGCGCGGCAAGACATCTGAAGAGGCGCGCGCCGAGCTGGTGGCGCAGGGGCTGCAGGGCGAGGCGCTGGAGTCCCTGGTGCCGCACAAGGTGTTCGGCGGCAATCGCCCGACCAACACGCTGCTGATGTCGCGGCTGGACCCGCGCAACCTCGGTTCGCTGATCGCGGCCTACGAGCACAAGATCTTTGTGCAGGGGGTGATCTGGAACATCAACAGTTTCGACCAGTGGGGGGTGGAGCTGGGCAAGCAGCTGGCCAAGACGATTCATGCCGAGCTGAGCGGCAAGAAGGTCAAGGCTGAGCATGACAGTTCGACGACCCGTCTGATCGAACGCTATCGCCAGTACAACCAGAACTGA
- a CDS encoding ShlB/FhaC/HecB family hemolysin secretion/activation protein, with translation MLANRVRTRRWVSGVCLACWHALLLAEPSEAPGTDGRFFLQDNSEHLRGEFDALRQRQLLRDEDIRCAPAEPDAHGNACLPVRALRVTGVTLLGAEDLALVREQGAGCMYGMRLQRILQRLMALYVERGYVAARVVPQLSADGVMTLQVLEGHVEEIEGDEQAAAWLFPAMSGKPLNIRDLEQGLDQANRLQSAALRAEIVPGRQVGGSTVRLRGQVAPAWHGRIALDNWGYDATGRQVAGLTLARDNLSGRYDYLSLALEHSLAAGRFSRRHSLFYSLPHGYWSYSLFAGQSAYLNPQRLRYGTVALTGESSQLGLRLDRVLWRDQQRIWSTHGQVSHKRVANYFLGSLQQVSSPTLSVLSLGVDRLSLLAFGSLTLELSLDSGQGWFGADDGVPGGPSTRFDKWRLSTTLRHLTPLPGWQWESRLQGQYSGRRLPAVEQLELADNSMVRGFRHNSLASERGWVWRNTLHGQFRRGDWQWLPRLGLDLGGVWQTRDDGGDQRMAGWGLGMTLRYGDWSLDGEYSRPLWQPDYFVGESQQVLLRLSRQF, from the coding sequence ATGCTGGCAAATAGGGTTCGTACTCGTCGCTGGGTAAGCGGCGTGTGTCTGGCGTGCTGGCATGCACTGTTGTTGGCCGAACCGTCAGAGGCGCCAGGGACGGATGGCCGTTTTTTCCTGCAGGACAACAGCGAACATCTGCGCGGTGAGTTCGATGCGCTTCGCCAGCGCCAGTTACTGCGCGACGAGGACATTCGTTGCGCTCCGGCCGAGCCGGACGCTCATGGCAATGCGTGTTTGCCGGTGCGGGCACTGCGGGTGACCGGGGTCACCCTGCTCGGTGCAGAGGATCTGGCGCTGGTGCGCGAGCAAGGGGCCGGTTGCATGTATGGCATGCGCTTGCAGCGGATTTTGCAGCGGCTGATGGCCTTGTATGTCGAGCGCGGTTATGTGGCTGCCCGGGTGGTGCCGCAGCTGTCTGCCGATGGCGTCATGACGCTGCAGGTGCTGGAAGGGCATGTGGAGGAGATCGAGGGGGATGAGCAGGCCGCGGCCTGGCTGTTTCCCGCCATGAGCGGCAAGCCGTTGAATATCCGTGATCTGGAGCAGGGACTGGATCAGGCCAATCGCCTGCAATCGGCGGCGCTGCGCGCCGAGATTGTGCCCGGGCGACAGGTGGGCGGTTCGACGGTGCGGTTGCGTGGCCAGGTGGCGCCGGCATGGCATGGCCGGATTGCGCTGGATAACTGGGGTTATGACGCGACCGGGCGCCAGGTGGCGGGGCTGACCCTGGCGCGCGACAACCTCAGTGGCCGGTATGACTATCTGAGTCTGGCGCTGGAGCACAGTCTGGCCGCGGGACGTTTCAGCCGGCGGCACTCGCTGTTTTATTCGCTGCCGCACGGCTACTGGAGTTACAGCCTGTTTGCCGGCCAGTCGGCCTATCTGAATCCGCAACGCCTGCGCTACGGCACGGTGGCGCTGACCGGGGAATCGTCACAGCTTGGTCTGCGGCTGGACCGGGTGCTGTGGCGCGACCAGCAACGGATCTGGAGTACGCATGGCCAGGTGAGTCACAAACGGGTGGCCAATTATTTTCTCGGCAGTTTGCAGCAGGTGAGCAGCCCGACGCTGTCGGTGCTGTCGCTGGGGGTGGACAGGCTGAGTCTGCTGGCATTTGGTTCGCTGACGCTGGAGTTGTCGCTCGACAGTGGCCAGGGCTGGTTCGGGGCTGACGACGGCGTGCCCGGCGGGCCGAGTACCCGCTTTGACAAATGGAGACTGAGTACGACCCTGCGCCATCTCACGCCATTGCCGGGATGGCAGTGGGAGAGCCGTTTGCAGGGGCAGTACAGCGGGCGGCGTCTGCCGGCGGTGGAGCAGCTGGAGCTGGCGGATAACAGCATGGTGCGCGGGTTTCGTCACAACTCGCTGGCCAGCGAACGCGGCTGGGTCTGGCGCAACACCCTGCACGGACAGTTCCGGCGCGGCGATTGGCAGTGGCTCCCCCGGCTGGGGCTCGATCTGGGCGGTGTCTGGCAGACCCGGGACGATGGTGGCGATCAGCGGATGGCGGGCTGGGGGCTTGGCATGACACTGCGCTACGGCGACTGGTCACTGGATGGCGAGTACAGCCGGCCGCTCTGGCAGCCGGATTATTTTGTCGGCGAGTCGCAGCAGGTGCTTTTGCGGCTGAGCCGGCAATTTTAG
- a CDS encoding hemagglutinin repeat-containing protein, whose protein sequence is MKAFKLSSHGQIASALALSLLCSPRLWAEGIEPVAGSATQVQQVGAVPVVNIAPANAQGLSHNQYQDYNVGRGGVVLNNAIEAGRSQLAGALQGNAALAGRPAAVILNEVVSRNPSLLLGQQEVFGKAADLILANPNGITCQGCGFINTRRASLLVGSPGLQDGRLQQLVTASPGSTLSIGKEGIQAAQALDLIAPRIDAQGSVVATSGIHAVTGQAAMDYERREVSARGTAPEGPVLDSAFLGGMQAGRISIVSTDAGAGVNLEGVLKAQERVRIDSQGVVQLTGAELSAPKVVIQADRVSARPGVHQDKREKRGHDESWFIWQTGASDTVETVTETTLSRPALNGELVKVQARGAVQLAATDVRAEDIRITAGEVVLDGVADRDVTERDYFAWKNSWQRKERTEHEQLSYEGSLLDAQHVLQLNAAGRMSLQGAELKAGGQVRLQAGQTLALAGLIERTAKTEQGSRYLEGPELASGSWDRRDQHQQLKPTQVMAGQSVQLQAGGDISLEGSRLLAQGDISLRSGGDVALVAQVINQQEQVRDYGNHWGGIAGSQRHNDQKEQARHQPTQVLAQGKLMVSAEKDIRIVGSEAQGQQGAQADTRQGNLQIQHATDLTKSMVDQRTGGVFDIQTHRSLGSHGQDTVAAAAVMSESNLRLASGKDVAVSGSRVAATGALNVTAAGDVVLQAADQRTRDKQFDSQLMVNTALGQDPAQAGRYRAGLEIARHDQRVDAASLSPQAAEFSGASVQVAAQGDVRLTGSRIVATDGDVSVRGSNLAFDSAQGQSRSLQVNSEDSMGVSLMASNEQVQVAGQMRNRRETSDSEQQTPLGSQVSATGDLSLQAGSGVLRTRGGQFQAGGALSAEAGQIVNQAAPQSSSSRQETVQMQAGLTLDGQAGNLTKPVHQVLDQVKRGDWAGAVATARQIGNGPEQGLDKLAQGDWVGLASLLAQVTLPGASLEGKAGTSELTVRQSVQDALASRYQGGSVQITSHGSLTDQGTQYLATQGSAVLVAESLSATALATQRDESRQQRDNQGSFHASTMTGHDLNLKLGLGAGSQLQRSEQGGVQAGRIEGAKGVSLQLAGDAALQATRLDGGSGVLQVSAGGDLALTAASAQSRQAQRNDHGGIQASLTLSGDMDSPQFGGGGQINGEWQRQQGQQGGVQGSTLAAGGGVVLSAGQDLRLQAAQLGSAETPLSSVSLRAGGDLTLGSMSRHQQEDQQAGKVELGVNARVSTDAGAEFALKVGRDGSRQSDQQGTVIHADTVRLAAGGQLAGQSARVEAAQLSGEVGGNLALTSQTRQAEEQHFALDLGLSTPDLGELASGGGDLLRLKLSQRAQQSSAVRDPAVLAASAGADWQVGGAAQLQGAVMSAAGVPVSLDGRVQRTSLAGQENSRQLGLSLAGTPIGVAGTALTDVLSGKLPFGWQQERSQRDLTQPAR, encoded by the coding sequence ATGAAAGCATTCAAGCTATCGAGCCACGGGCAGATCGCCTCTGCCCTGGCGCTGTCTTTATTATGCTCCCCGCGCTTATGGGCCGAAGGGATCGAGCCGGTGGCCGGCTCAGCCACCCAGGTGCAGCAGGTCGGTGCGGTGCCGGTGGTGAATATCGCCCCGGCCAATGCCCAGGGCCTGTCTCACAATCAGTATCAGGACTACAACGTTGGTCGTGGCGGGGTGGTGCTGAACAATGCCATCGAAGCGGGACGGTCGCAGTTGGCCGGGGCGCTGCAGGGCAATGCGGCGCTGGCGGGACGGCCTGCGGCGGTGATTCTGAATGAGGTGGTCAGTCGCAATCCCTCCTTGCTGCTCGGGCAGCAGGAGGTGTTCGGCAAGGCGGCAGACCTGATCCTGGCTAATCCCAACGGGATCACCTGCCAGGGCTGCGGCTTCATCAATACGCGCCGTGCCAGCCTGCTGGTCGGGAGTCCCGGGCTGCAGGATGGTCGCTTGCAGCAACTGGTGACGGCCAGTCCGGGCAGTACGCTGAGCATCGGCAAGGAAGGCATCCAGGCCGCGCAGGCCCTGGATCTGATCGCGCCCCGTATTGATGCCCAGGGTAGTGTGGTGGCGACCAGCGGCATTCACGCGGTGACCGGGCAGGCCGCGATGGACTATGAGCGTCGCGAGGTGAGCGCCCGTGGCACGGCGCCGGAAGGGCCGGTGCTGGACAGTGCTTTTCTGGGCGGTATGCAGGCCGGGCGCATCAGTATTGTCAGTACCGATGCCGGTGCCGGGGTCAATCTGGAAGGGGTGCTGAAAGCGCAGGAGCGGGTGCGCATCGACAGCCAGGGCGTCGTGCAGTTGACCGGCGCCGAGTTGAGTGCGCCCAAGGTGGTGATTCAGGCAGACCGTGTCAGTGCGCGGCCTGGTGTGCATCAGGATAAGCGGGAAAAGCGCGGCCACGACGAGAGCTGGTTCATCTGGCAGACCGGCGCCAGCGATACGGTCGAGACCGTGACCGAAACCACACTGAGCCGTCCGGCGCTGAATGGTGAGTTGGTGAAAGTGCAGGCGCGGGGAGCGGTGCAGCTGGCCGCCACGGATGTGCGCGCCGAGGATATCCGCATCACGGCCGGGGAGGTGGTGCTGGATGGCGTGGCGGACCGTGATGTGACCGAACGGGATTACTTTGCCTGGAAAAATTCCTGGCAGCGCAAGGAGCGCACGGAGCACGAGCAACTGAGTTATGAAGGCAGCCTGCTGGATGCCCAGCATGTTCTACAGCTGAATGCCGCGGGGAGGATGTCGCTGCAGGGGGCCGAGCTGAAGGCCGGCGGGCAGGTGCGTTTGCAGGCCGGCCAGACGCTGGCACTGGCCGGTCTGATTGAGCGGACGGCCAAGACCGAGCAGGGCAGCCGCTATCTCGAAGGGCCGGAGCTGGCCTCCGGGAGTTGGGATCGGCGTGATCAGCATCAGCAGTTGAAGCCGACCCAGGTCATGGCCGGTCAGTCTGTGCAGTTGCAGGCAGGCGGGGATATCTCGCTCGAGGGCAGCCGCCTGCTGGCGCAGGGCGATATCAGTTTGCGGTCCGGCGGTGATGTGGCCCTGGTGGCGCAAGTCATCAACCAGCAGGAGCAGGTACGGGACTATGGCAACCACTGGGGGGGGATTGCCGGCAGCCAACGTCACAATGATCAGAAGGAGCAGGCACGGCATCAGCCGACGCAGGTACTGGCGCAGGGCAAGCTGATGGTGAGCGCCGAGAAGGATATCCGCATTGTCGGCAGTGAGGCCCAGGGGCAGCAGGGGGCGCAGGCGGATACACGTCAAGGCAATCTGCAAATCCAGCATGCCACGGATTTGACCAAGTCGATGGTCGATCAGCGCACTGGCGGGGTGTTTGATATCCAGACGCACCGCAGTCTTGGCAGTCACGGGCAGGATACGGTCGCCGCGGCAGCGGTGATGTCAGAGAGCAATCTGCGTCTGGCCAGCGGCAAGGATGTGGCCGTCAGCGGCAGCCGGGTGGCGGCCACGGGCGCCCTGAATGTGACGGCGGCCGGTGATGTGGTCCTGCAGGCGGCGGATCAGCGTACGCGGGACAAGCAGTTCGACAGCCAGCTGATGGTGAATACCGCACTGGGGCAGGATCCGGCACAGGCCGGGCGTTATCGTGCCGGTCTGGAGATTGCCCGCCATGATCAGCGGGTGGATGCCGCCAGCCTGTCGCCGCAGGCGGCCGAGTTCAGCGGCGCCAGTGTGCAAGTGGCGGCACAGGGGGATGTGCGCCTGACCGGCAGTCGCATTGTGGCCACGGATGGTGATGTGTCGGTGCGAGGCAGCAATCTGGCGTTCGACTCTGCCCAGGGGCAGTCACGCAGCTTGCAGGTGAACAGCGAGGACAGCATGGGTGTGTCGCTGATGGCCAGCAACGAGCAGGTGCAAGTGGCCGGTCAGATGCGCAATCGGCGTGAAACCAGTGACAGCGAGCAGCAGACGCCATTGGGTAGCCAGGTCAGTGCGACGGGGGATCTGTCGCTGCAGGCGGGCAGCGGGGTATTGCGTACCCGGGGCGGGCAGTTCCAGGCCGGCGGGGCGCTCAGTGCCGAGGCCGGTCAGATCGTCAATCAGGCGGCACCGCAGTCCTCCTCCTCGCGTCAGGAGACCGTCCAGATGCAGGCAGGGCTGACACTGGACGGGCAGGCGGGCAATCTGACCAAACCGGTGCATCAGGTACTGGATCAGGTGAAGCGGGGTGATTGGGCGGGGGCGGTGGCTACGGCTCGCCAGATCGGTAATGGCCCGGAGCAGGGGCTGGACAAGCTGGCGCAGGGTGACTGGGTCGGTCTGGCCAGTTTGCTGGCCCAGGTGACCTTGCCGGGGGCCAGTCTGGAGGGCAAGGCCGGGACCAGCGAGCTGACCGTGCGCCAATCGGTGCAGGATGCCCTGGCGTCGCGCTATCAGGGGGGAAGCGTGCAGATCACCAGTCATGGCAGCCTGACGGATCAGGGGACGCAGTATCTGGCCACGCAGGGCAGCGCGGTGCTGGTGGCGGAGAGTCTGAGTGCTACGGCGCTGGCCACGCAGCGCGACGAGTCGCGGCAGCAGCGTGACAATCAGGGCAGTTTTCATGCCTCGACCATGACAGGTCATGATCTCAACCTGAAGCTGGGGCTTGGTGCGGGCAGTCAGTTGCAACGTTCGGAACAGGGAGGGGTGCAGGCCGGCCGGATCGAAGGGGCCAAGGGGGTGTCGTTGCAACTGGCCGGGGATGCCGCCTTGCAGGCGACCCGGCTGGATGGTGGCTCCGGTGTCCTGCAGGTCAGTGCCGGCGGGGATCTGGCCCTGACGGCTGCCAGTGCGCAATCCCGTCAGGCTCAGCGCAATGATCATGGCGGCATCCAGGCCAGTCTGACCCTGAGCGGGGATATGGATAGTCCGCAGTTTGGCGGCGGTGGTCAGATCAATGGTGAGTGGCAGCGGCAGCAGGGGCAGCAGGGGGGCGTGCAGGGCAGTACGCTGGCGGCCGGCGGTGGGGTGGTGCTGAGCGCCGGGCAGGATCTGCGCTTGCAGGCGGCACAGCTGGGCTCGGCCGAGACGCCGCTGTCCTCGGTCAGTCTGCGGGCCGGCGGCGATCTGACGCTGGGCAGCATGAGTCGGCATCAGCAAGAAGATCAGCAGGCCGGCAAGGTCGAGCTGGGGGTCAATGCACGCGTGAGTACCGATGCCGGGGCCGAGTTTGCGCTCAAGGTTGGCCGTGATGGCAGCCGGCAGTCTGACCAGCAGGGGACGGTGATCCATGCCGACACAGTCCGCCTGGCGGCGGGCGGGCAGCTCGCGGGGCAGTCTGCCCGGGTCGAGGCGGCGCAACTGAGTGGCGAGGTGGGCGGCAATCTGGCGCTGACCAGTCAGACCCGGCAGGCGGAAGAGCAGCACTTTGCGCTGGATCTTGGGCTGTCGACGCCCGATCTCGGTGAACTGGCCTCGGGGGGCGGTGACTTGCTGCGCCTGAAGCTGTCGCAGCGTGCGCAACAAAGTTCGGCGGTGCGAGACCCGGCGGTCCTGGCGGCAAGCGCCGGGGCGGACTGGCAGGTGGGGGGGGCCGCTCAGTTGCAGGGTGCCGTCATGTCGGCTGCCGGCGTGCCGGTGTCGCTGGATGGCCGGGTGCAACGGACATCGCTGGCGGGGCAGGAGAATAGTCGTCAGCTTGGCTTGTCGCTGGCGGGGACGCCGATCGGCGTGGCGGGCACTGCGCTGACGGATGTGTTGTCGGGCAAGCTGCCCTTTGGCTGGCAACAGGAGCGCAGTCAGCGCGATCTGACGCAACCTGCACGCTGA
- a CDS encoding MBL fold metallo-hydrolase, with protein sequence MALHYHVIPVTPFAQNCSILWCDETQLAAVVDAGGDLERILDFTRAKGLTIEKLLLTHGHIDHAGAAAELARQLGVDIEGPQADDAFWLDQLPQQGQSFGFPHSAALTPQRWLNQGDSVTVGKQTLQVIHCPGHTPGHVVFYNAEAGLLVAGDVLFQGSIGRTDFPRGNHRDLLDAIHNKLFILPDDTTVITGHGPFTTLGDEKRSNPFVMNAGYR encoded by the coding sequence ATGGCTCTCCACTATCACGTCATTCCGGTCACGCCGTTCGCCCAGAACTGCTCGATCCTGTGGTGCGACGAAACGCAGCTCGCTGCTGTCGTCGATGCCGGCGGGGATCTGGAGCGTATTCTGGACTTTACCCGCGCCAAGGGCCTGACCATCGAGAAACTGCTGCTGACCCACGGCCACATCGACCATGCCGGCGCAGCGGCCGAACTGGCACGCCAACTGGGCGTCGACATCGAAGGCCCGCAGGCCGATGACGCTTTCTGGCTTGATCAACTGCCACAACAGGGACAGTCCTTCGGCTTTCCGCACAGCGCCGCCCTGACCCCGCAACGCTGGCTCAACCAGGGCGACAGCGTCACCGTCGGCAAGCAGACCCTGCAGGTCATCCACTGCCCGGGCCACACCCCGGGGCACGTGGTGTTCTACAACGCCGAAGCCGGCCTGCTGGTCGCCGGCGATGTCCTGTTCCAGGGCTCGATCGGCCGTACCGACTTTCCGCGCGGCAACCACCGCGACCTGCTCGACGCCATCCACAACAAACTGTTCATCCTGCCGGACGACACCACCGTCATCACCGGCCACGGCCCCTTCACCACCCTGGGGGATGAAAAGCGCAGCAACCCCTTCGTGATGAACGCCGGCTACCGCTGA
- a CDS encoding GIY-YIG nuclease family protein, translating to MDCKPVAARPWYLYVIACRGGSLYTGISTDVARRYQQHASGRGARYTRSHPPEKLLLSIEFPDRSEALKAEYAFKQLSAAEKRSFCLRHETASD from the coding sequence GTGGACTGTAAGCCTGTCGCTGCCCGCCCCTGGTATCTGTATGTCATCGCTTGCCGGGGCGGCAGCCTGTATACCGGCATCAGTACCGATGTCGCGCGCCGCTACCAGCAACATGCCAGCGGTCGCGGCGCACGCTACACCCGCAGTCACCCGCCGGAAAAACTGCTGCTGAGCATCGAATTCCCCGACCGTTCCGAAGCGCTCAAAGCCGAATATGCCTTCAAGCAACTCAGCGCTGCCGAAAAGCGATCTTTCTGTTTGCGACATGAAACTGCCAGTGACTAG
- the ccsB gene encoding c-type cytochrome biogenesis protein CcsB, which produces MDIAQQRETRKLHQRLGIGDWLYALFILAAAFVAYNRFGQYMDYYEHLILAGASIGLVAFGWFWTAWRRFFPLVAALSLLAVNLYHGDLARGQSAFWLKYLLSSQSSIMWMCVLFFLATGCYWFGLLRRSVTGMALGSGLTWAATAMGFAGMFTRWYESYLIGSDIGHIPVSNLYEVFILFCLITALMYLYYEAGFKVRQLGAFVLLVISAAVGFILWYTFDRQAHEIQPLIPALQSWWMKIHVPANFIGYGAFSMAAMLGVAELVVMKGWLQDKLPKAEVLDEIMYRAIAVGFLFFTIATILGAMWAADAWGGYWSWDPKETWALIVWLNYAAWLHVRLVKGWRGKPLAWWAVIGIFVTSFAFLGVNMFLSGLHSYGGL; this is translated from the coding sequence ATGGACATCGCCCAACAGCGTGAAACCCGCAAACTGCACCAGCGCCTGGGCATCGGCGACTGGCTCTATGCCCTGTTCATCCTGGCGGCCGCCTTCGTGGCGTACAACCGCTTCGGTCAGTACATGGACTACTACGAGCACCTGATCCTGGCGGGTGCCAGCATCGGTCTGGTGGCCTTCGGCTGGTTCTGGACCGCCTGGCGCCGCTTCTTCCCGCTGGTGGCGGCCCTGTCCCTGCTGGCCGTCAACCTGTACCACGGCGACCTGGCTCGCGGCCAGAGTGCCTTCTGGCTCAAATACCTGCTGTCCAGCCAGTCGTCCATCATGTGGATGTGCGTGCTGTTCTTCCTGGCCACCGGCTGCTACTGGTTCGGCCTGCTGCGCCGTTCAGTGACCGGCATGGCGCTCGGCAGCGGCCTGACCTGGGCCGCCACCGCCATGGGTTTTGCCGGCATGTTCACCCGCTGGTATGAAAGCTATCTGATCGGCAGCGACATCGGCCACATTCCGGTTTCCAACCTGTACGAAGTCTTCATCCTGTTCTGCCTGATCACCGCGCTGATGTATCTGTACTACGAAGCCGGCTTCAAGGTACGCCAGCTCGGTGCCTTCGTGCTGCTGGTGATCAGTGCCGCCGTCGGTTTCATCCTGTGGTACACCTTCGACCGCCAGGCCCATGAAATCCAGCCGCTGATTCCGGCCCTGCAATCCTGGTGGATGAAGATCCACGTCCCGGCCAACTTCATCGGCTACGGCGCCTTCTCCATGGCCGCCATGCTGGGGGTAGCCGAGCTGGTGGTGATGAAGGGCTGGCTGCAAGACAAGCTGCCCAAGGCCGAAGTACTGGACGAAATCATGTACCGCGCCATCGCGGTCGGCTTCCTGTTCTTCACCATCGCCACCATCCTCGGCGCCATGTGGGCCGCCGATGCCTGGGGCGGCTACTGGTCGTGGGACCCGAAAGAAACCTGGGCACTGATCGTCTGGCTCAACTATGCCGCCTGGCTGCATGTGCGCCTGGTCAAGGGCTGGCGCGGCAAGCCGCTGGCCTGGTGGGCGGTGATCGGCATCTTCGTCACCAGCTTTGCCTTCCTCGGCGTCAACATGTTCCTGTCCGGCCTGCACTCCTACGGTGGACTGTAA